From the genome of Cognaticolwellia beringensis, one region includes:
- a CDS encoding sarcosine oxidase subunit beta family protein → MQRYSGFGLLKHSLTHHENWQQIWRNPTPKKKYDVIIIGGGGHGLATAYYLAKKHGITNVAVIEKGYLGGGNTARNTTIVRSNYLWDASAQLYEHAMKLWEGLSQDLNYNVMFSQRGVLNLGHTLQDMRDIERRVNANRLNGIDGEVLDPQQIKEIVPHMDCSGDSRYPILGASWQPRGGVARHDAVAWGYARGADSFGVDLIQQTEVTDLIIEDGTIIGVKTDRYGDIKADRVGAVVAGNSSVVAKMAGFELPLESHPLQALVSEPIKPVLDTVVMSNHVHGYVSQSDKGDLVIGAGIDGYTGYGQRGSYPTIEHTVQAIVELFPIFSRVRMNRQWGGVVDTCPDACPIISKTPVKNLFFNCGWGTGGFKATPGSGNVFAASLATGEMHPLAKPFSMFRFHNGALIDEHGAAGVAH, encoded by the coding sequence ATGCAGCGTTATTCAGGTTTTGGACTGCTTAAACACAGTCTTACTCATCATGAGAACTGGCAGCAAATTTGGCGTAATCCAACGCCAAAGAAAAAATATGATGTAATTATAATTGGTGGTGGTGGGCACGGCCTAGCTACAGCTTACTATTTGGCCAAAAAGCACGGTATAACTAACGTTGCGGTAATAGAGAAAGGTTATTTAGGCGGAGGTAACACTGCGCGTAACACGACTATTGTACGCTCTAATTACCTGTGGGATGCGTCGGCGCAACTGTATGAACATGCAATGAAACTGTGGGAAGGTTTGTCTCAGGATCTGAACTACAACGTGATGTTCTCGCAGCGTGGCGTACTTAACCTAGGTCACACGCTACAGGATATGCGTGATATTGAACGTCGAGTTAACGCGAATCGCCTTAATGGCATTGATGGTGAAGTACTGGATCCACAGCAGATCAAAGAGATTGTTCCGCATATGGATTGTTCAGGTGATAGCCGTTATCCAATTCTGGGTGCTTCTTGGCAGCCACGTGGCGGTGTTGCTCGCCATGATGCAGTTGCTTGGGGCTATGCCCGCGGTGCCGATTCATTTGGTGTTGATTTGATCCAACAGACCGAAGTGACTGATCTGATTATCGAAGATGGCACTATTATTGGTGTTAAAACTGATCGTTATGGCGACATTAAAGCTGACCGTGTAGGCGCTGTTGTCGCGGGTAACTCGAGTGTCGTGGCCAAGATGGCTGGTTTCGAATTGCCACTGGAATCACATCCATTGCAAGCTCTGGTTTCCGAGCCAATCAAACCTGTTCTGGATACGGTTGTTATGTCTAACCATGTTCACGGTTATGTCAGCCAGTCTGATAAGGGCGATCTGGTCATTGGTGCTGGTATCGATGGTTACACTGGATATGGTCAGCGTGGTTCTTATCCAACAATTGAGCATACTGTTCAGGCAATCGTGGAGCTGTTCCCTATTTTCAGCCGGGTACGCATGAACCGTCAATGGGGCGGTGTCGTAGATACCTGTCCGGATGCATGTCCAATAATCAGTAAGACTCCGGTTAAGAATCTGTTTTTTAATTGTGGTTGGGGAACCGGTGGTTTTAAGGCCACTCCGGGCTCTGGCAATGTCTTTGCAGCTTCGCTGGCTACAGGTGAAATGCACCCATTAGCTAAACCATTTTCGATGTTTCGATTCCATAACGGCGCGCTGATTGACGAGCACGGCGCCGCTGGCGTAGCTCACTAA
- the purU gene encoding formyltetrahydrofolate deformylase → MKNKKKAWIFTASCPSVLGTVDLVTRYMAETKNYIEEIHSFDDHSAERFFIRIEFQPQDDNFNAESFSEGFSSRATEFDMQWQLTTAMHRPRVAILVSKYDHCLNDLLYRHRTGQLNIDIAVIISNHPDLEPLAKWHDIPYYHLPITKDTKPQQEAEIIKLVEEYNTELVILARYMQVLSPKLCDHLDGWAINIHHSLLPGFKGARPYHQAWEKGVKMVGATAHYVNNDLDEGPIIAQGIQHVDHAYYPEDLIAKGQDIERMTLFNAVRFHIEKRVFLSGSRTVILGN, encoded by the coding sequence ATGAAAAACAAAAAGAAAGCATGGATATTCACGGCTAGCTGTCCAAGTGTTTTGGGGACAGTTGATTTAGTTACCCGCTATATGGCAGAAACCAAAAATTATATTGAAGAAATCCATTCTTTTGATGACCATTCGGCGGAGCGTTTCTTCATCCGGATCGAGTTTCAACCACAAGATGACAATTTTAATGCCGAAAGCTTTAGCGAAGGCTTCTCATCACGCGCTACAGAATTTGATATGCAATGGCAGTTGACGACGGCAATGCATCGACCTCGGGTAGCTATTCTGGTCTCAAAGTACGATCACTGTCTCAATGACTTATTGTATCGTCATCGTACCGGACAACTTAATATTGATATTGCGGTGATCATATCCAATCATCCAGATCTTGAACCGTTGGCTAAATGGCATGATATTCCTTATTACCATTTACCTATTACTAAGGATACTAAGCCACAGCAGGAAGCTGAGATTATTAAACTAGTAGAAGAATATAATACAGAACTAGTGATTCTTGCTCGTTATATGCAAGTGTTGTCACCGAAACTGTGTGATCACTTAGATGGCTGGGCGATTAATATTCATCATTCTTTATTACCAGGTTTCAAAGGCGCTCGTCCTTATCACCAAGCATGGGAAAAAGGCGTAAAAATGGTCGGAGCTACGGCACACTATGTCAATAACGATTTGGATGAGGGTCCCATTATTGCTCAAGGTATCCAGCATGTTGATCATGCATACTATCCTGAGGATTTAATTGCGAAAGGTCAGGATATCGAACGGATGACCTTGTTCAATGCGGTACGTTTTCACATCGAAAAACGGGTATTTCTCAGTGGTAGTCGCACGGTTATTTTAGGTAATTAA
- a CDS encoding BCCT family transporter, with protein sequence MVINSGPIKGINPYIVFISLALVILFTSYTLISPEQAAQVIDQTRTFITVSANGWYVSLSAFFLVFCLWLAFSRHGKLRLGSNDDRPEFSTFAWFSMLYAAGQGIGIIFWSIAEPMFHFSSGTPFGDATPETLAAAEESMKVTFFHWGLNAWAIYCVVGVSMAFVCYRLKKPLSIRYTLYPLLGEKVNGWIGVTVDVIAVFATLFGIATSLGLGVQQINAGLHSIWDIPQNLQVQLVLIVVISGCALVSVMTGLKRGIKYLSIGNMWLTTILLAFFLLLGPTVYIVKLLVTSMFDYFASLFSMNTFIEAAPQVAADAEASWKSMWQGWWSVFYWGWWISWAPFVGVFIARISRGRTIREFIIAVVGVSSLLSFVWLAAYGGTAMNIDLTGSGGIADIVKNNVADALYATINGMDLGFMSYLATIAGTLLVSTYFITSSDSGTLVLTTIMSEGNEDPLKRHRIFWGVMQGLLAAVLLISGGSAALSTLQTASITAALPFSLLMVFMCIALAKGVMDESRKENSSAAVLAKGGC encoded by the coding sequence ATGGTTATTAATAGTGGACCAATCAAGGGTATTAACCCTTATATAGTTTTTATATCACTTGCTTTAGTAATTTTATTTACATCCTATACACTGATTTCGCCTGAGCAAGCAGCCCAAGTTATCGATCAAACTCGAACTTTCATTACTGTTTCAGCCAACGGCTGGTATGTTAGCCTAAGTGCTTTCTTCCTAGTATTTTGTTTATGGTTAGCATTCAGTCGCCATGGCAAACTTCGTCTAGGTAGCAATGATGATCGTCCAGAATTTAGTACTTTTGCCTGGTTTTCGATGCTTTATGCAGCAGGACAAGGCATAGGTATTATTTTCTGGTCTATCGCTGAACCGATGTTCCATTTCTCCAGCGGCACGCCTTTTGGAGATGCGACACCTGAAACATTGGCGGCAGCAGAAGAATCAATGAAGGTAACGTTCTTCCATTGGGGCTTAAATGCCTGGGCAATTTATTGTGTGGTCGGCGTGTCAATGGCATTTGTCTGTTATAGGTTGAAAAAGCCTCTTAGCATTCGTTATACCTTGTACCCTCTGTTGGGAGAAAAGGTTAATGGTTGGATTGGCGTAACCGTTGATGTAATCGCCGTTTTCGCAACCTTATTTGGCATAGCGACATCTCTAGGCTTGGGTGTACAGCAGATTAATGCTGGTCTCCATTCAATTTGGGACATCCCTCAAAATCTTCAAGTTCAGTTAGTCTTAATTGTTGTTATTAGTGGTTGTGCACTAGTATCGGTTATGACTGGATTGAAACGAGGCATTAAGTACTTGTCTATTGGAAATATGTGGCTGACCACTATTTTATTGGCATTCTTCCTGCTGTTAGGACCCACTGTTTACATTGTGAAATTGCTGGTTACTTCGATGTTTGATTATTTTGCAAGTCTATTTTCAATGAATACCTTTATCGAAGCAGCACCTCAAGTTGCAGCTGATGCAGAAGCAAGTTGGAAGAGCATGTGGCAGGGCTGGTGGAGTGTGTTTTATTGGGGTTGGTGGATATCATGGGCACCTTTCGTTGGTGTTTTCATTGCTCGAATTTCACGTGGTCGTACTATTCGTGAGTTTATCATCGCTGTAGTTGGTGTATCTTCTCTACTGTCTTTCGTCTGGTTAGCAGCCTATGGTGGCACAGCTATGAATATTGATCTTACAGGCTCTGGTGGTATTGCTGATATCGTTAAAAATAATGTGGCCGATGCCTTGTATGCGACGATTAATGGCATGGATTTAGGTTTCATGAGTTACTTGGCGACGATAGCAGGTACGTTACTTGTGTCTACTTACTTTATCACCTCATCGGATTCAGGTACTCTAGTACTCACGACCATTATGAGTGAAGGTAATGAAGATCCACTAAAACGTCATCGTATCTTCTGGGGCGTTATGCAAGGATTATTAGCTGCCGTATTGTTGATATCTGGTGGCAGCGCCGCGCTTAGTACATTGCAGACTGCCTCTATTACAGCAGCCCTACCATTCTCATTGCTAATGGTGTTTATGTGTATTGCTTTGGCAAAAGGTGTAATGGATGAATCACGCAAAGAAAACAGCTCAGCAGCAGTGCTGGCTAAAGGAGGTTGTTAA
- a CDS encoding sarcosine oxidase subunit alpha has product MTQKNRLHNGGRIDRSKPMTFTYNGKQYKGCKGDTLASAMLANGINVVGRSFKYSRPRGIVACGAEEPNAVLQLGATEATQVPNVRATQQELFDGLVSKATNGWPSVETDAMGLIGKIGGKMMPPGFYYKTFMYPQSMWPTYESLIRKGAGLGRSPLVNDPDTYDSLNQHCDVLVVGAGPAGLVAALTAARSGARVIIADEQSEFGGSLLGTQETLDGKPASDWINSVVEELSSFENVILLPRSTVNGYHDHNFVTIHQRCTDHLADIAPVNQVRQRMHRVRAKWVILATGAHERPLVYANNDVPGCMVANAVSTYINRYGVVPGDKLVVMTTNDYGYQAALDWHDAGREVVAIVDTRAMPKGDRIVTARQRGINIITGSAVIEVQGSKRVSGVSVAPINADGTKLTGAVTKINTDTVATSGGWSPVVHLSSHTGSRPIWDEKVVGFVPGPTVQKQLTAGGINGSYHTGDALLEGLKAGLKAVAEVGLIAAEVAVPSVEQVKEGTPMSLFHIPHVKSTAQAPKQFVDYQTDVTAAGIELACREGFQSIEHIKRYTAMGFGTDQGKLGNINGMAIAAKILNKSIPETGTTIFRPNYTPITFGAIAGRNCGPLFNPKRFSAMHQSHLEKGAKFEDVGNWQRPWYFPKEGESMQETLNRECVATRESVGILDASTLGKIDIQGKDAREFLGRVYSNAWAKLPVGKCRYGLMCGEDGMVFDDGVSACLGDNHFLMTTTTGGAARVLEWLEIYHQTEWPELDVYFNTVTDHWSTMTISGPNSRKLLAELTDCDLANESFSFMDWKQATVAGVPARVFRISFTGELSFEINVQANYGLHVWEKLFEHGKKYNLTPYGTESMHVLRAEKGFIIAGQDTDGSVHPFDLGMGWCVSNNKPFSFIGKRGMSREDCTRENRKQLVGLKTKDPKTVIPEGAQGVFDPKAPIPMPMVGHVTSSYWSANLGHSVAMGFVLGGLSKMGESVYYPLADGTVIEAEICSPVFLDPKGTHQNV; this is encoded by the coding sequence ATGACACAGAAAAACCGCCTTCATAATGGAGGTCGTATTGACCGTTCCAAGCCGATGACGTTTACCTATAATGGTAAGCAATATAAGGGCTGTAAGGGCGATACACTGGCATCTGCCATGTTGGCTAACGGCATTAATGTCGTTGGCCGTAGTTTTAAATATAGCCGTCCTCGGGGTATTGTGGCCTGTGGCGCAGAAGAGCCCAATGCGGTACTTCAGCTGGGCGCCACTGAAGCAACACAGGTACCTAACGTGCGTGCGACGCAACAGGAACTGTTTGATGGCCTAGTAAGCAAGGCAACCAACGGCTGGCCTAGTGTTGAGACCGACGCTATGGGCCTGATTGGTAAGATCGGTGGTAAGATGATGCCTCCTGGTTTCTACTACAAGACCTTTATGTACCCACAGTCGATGTGGCCTACCTATGAGTCGTTGATCCGAAAAGGTGCAGGACTTGGTCGTTCGCCACTGGTAAATGATCCTGACACCTATGACTCCCTTAATCAGCACTGTGACGTTCTGGTTGTTGGTGCAGGTCCTGCCGGTTTAGTTGCCGCACTTACTGCTGCCCGCAGTGGTGCACGTGTAATTATTGCTGATGAGCAAAGTGAATTTGGCGGCAGCTTGCTAGGCACCCAAGAAACACTTGATGGTAAGCCTGCCTCTGACTGGATTAATTCGGTAGTTGAAGAGTTAAGCAGTTTTGAAAATGTGATTTTGTTGCCTCGTTCTACTGTTAACGGCTATCACGATCACAACTTTGTAACCATTCATCAACGTTGTACTGATCACTTAGCAGATATCGCACCCGTTAATCAGGTCCGTCAGCGTATGCATCGTGTTCGAGCCAAATGGGTTATTCTGGCAACCGGTGCCCATGAGCGTCCGTTAGTTTATGCTAACAATGATGTGCCAGGTTGCATGGTGGCTAATGCTGTCTCGACCTATATCAATCGTTACGGCGTAGTACCGGGCGATAAATTGGTAGTAATGACCACCAATGATTACGGTTATCAGGCGGCGTTGGACTGGCATGATGCTGGCCGTGAAGTTGTTGCTATCGTTGACACACGTGCCATGCCGAAGGGTGATCGAATCGTTACGGCTCGTCAGCGTGGCATAAATATCATTACTGGCAGTGCTGTAATTGAAGTCCAAGGTAGTAAACGTGTATCCGGTGTATCTGTAGCACCTATCAATGCAGACGGTACTAAATTGACCGGTGCTGTAACTAAGATAAACACCGATACGGTTGCCACATCTGGCGGCTGGAGTCCGGTTGTTCACTTATCTAGCCACACTGGCAGTCGTCCTATCTGGGATGAAAAGGTAGTTGGTTTTGTACCTGGTCCGACGGTACAAAAACAGCTGACTGCAGGTGGTATTAACGGGAGTTATCATACCGGAGATGCGTTGTTAGAAGGTTTGAAAGCAGGTTTAAAAGCGGTGGCTGAAGTTGGCCTGATTGCTGCTGAAGTTGCTGTGCCCAGTGTTGAACAAGTGAAAGAAGGAACGCCAATGTCCTTGTTCCATATTCCACACGTTAAATCAACTGCTCAGGCACCGAAACAATTTGTAGATTATCAGACTGACGTAACCGCGGCGGGTATCGAGCTGGCGTGTCGCGAAGGGTTTCAATCTATCGAACATATTAAACGTTACACTGCGATGGGGTTTGGTACTGATCAAGGTAAGCTGGGTAACATTAACGGCATGGCTATTGCCGCAAAAATACTGAACAAGTCGATCCCAGAAACGGGTACTACGATATTTCGTCCTAATTATACACCGATTACTTTTGGGGCTATTGCTGGTCGTAATTGTGGCCCGTTATTTAATCCGAAACGTTTCTCTGCAATGCATCAGTCGCATCTTGAAAAGGGTGCTAAGTTTGAGGATGTTGGGAACTGGCAACGTCCTTGGTACTTCCCTAAAGAAGGTGAAAGTATGCAGGAGACACTCAACCGTGAGTGTGTCGCAACTCGAGAATCTGTAGGTATTCTAGATGCCTCTACGCTAGGTAAGATTGATATTCAGGGTAAAGACGCCCGTGAATTCCTTGGCCGCGTTTATAGCAACGCTTGGGCTAAGCTACCTGTTGGCAAATGTCGTTACGGCCTGATGTGTGGTGAAGACGGTATGGTGTTCGACGATGGGGTATCTGCTTGTCTGGGAGATAACCATTTTCTAATGACCACGACTACCGGTGGCGCTGCGCGAGTTCTAGAATGGTTAGAAATTTATCACCAAACAGAATGGCCTGAATTGGATGTTTATTTCAATACAGTGACCGATCACTGGTCAACGATGACCATTTCTGGCCCGAACAGTCGCAAGTTGTTAGCTGAACTGACGGACTGCGATCTGGCCAACGAGAGCTTCTCGTTCATGGATTGGAAACAAGCTACTGTAGCAGGTGTTCCTGCGCGTGTATTCCGGATCTCCTTCACTGGTGAATTGTCTTTCGAAATTAACGTGCAAGCCAACTATGGCCTACATGTATGGGAAAAACTGTTCGAGCACGGTAAGAAGTATAATCTAACACCGTACGGTACTGAATCTATGCACGTACTACGTGCCGAGAAAGGCTTTATTATTGCTGGTCAGGATACTGATGGTTCGGTGCATCCGTTCGATCTAGGCATGGGTTGGTGTGTTTCGAATAATAAACCATTCAGCTTCATAGGTAAGCGTGGTATGAGCCGTGAAGACTGTACTCGTGAAAACCGTAAGCAACTGGTTGGCCTAAAAACTAAAGACCCTAAAACTGTTATTCCGGAAGGTGCACAGGGTGTCTTCGATCCTAAGGCGCCGATTCCAATGCCGATGGTGGGACATGTTACTTCAAGTTATTGGAGTGCCAACCTTGGTCATTCCGTCGCAATGGGCTTTGTTTTAGGTGGCCTGAGCAAGATGGGTGAAAGTGTTTATTACCCACTCGCCGATGGTACTGTAATTGAAGCTGAAATTTGCAGCCCAGTCTTCCTCGATCCGAAAGGAACACATCAAAATGTCTGA
- a CDS encoding sarcosine oxidase subunit delta family protein: MFHIYCPNCEEYREEEEFHASGQAHIPRPLDPDSCSDKEWGEYMFFRKNPRGIHHELWVHAGGCRKFFNITRNTQTYEIKEVYKIGEQPSVVAK, translated from the coding sequence ATGTTTCATATCTATTGTCCTAATTGCGAGGAATATCGTGAAGAAGAAGAGTTTCACGCCTCAGGTCAGGCGCACATTCCGCGCCCGCTAGATCCTGATTCCTGCAGTGATAAAGAATGGGGTGAGTACATGTTTTTTAGAAAAAATCCTCGAGGTATACATCATGAACTATGGGTTCATGCCGGTGGTTGTCGCAAGTTCTTCAATATAACTCGCAACACCCAGACCTACGAAATTAAAGAAGTCTACAAGATTGGCGAGCAGCCATCTGTAGTTGCTAAGTAA
- a CDS encoding sarcosine oxidase subunit gamma, with the protein MSDINVMLPEQTAATKAAIMNQLPGAEILGKSPLHHVQLDTLAKQGPQHGGIYLRENKLQGHLTLRCNAANTKQLAAVERVLGVALPLLPLTSVENGGYSIRWMSPDEWLIIVPGLETFAVETKFRDEMGGHYSLVNSSGGSTILEVSGANVLEMLKKCTPIDLHSSEFPIGKVVSTLFAKSSAIIRRTGEQSFELVIRRSFADYIWLWLQDACSEYGLVIKA; encoded by the coding sequence ATGTCTGATATAAATGTAATGTTACCAGAACAAACCGCAGCGACTAAAGCGGCGATTATGAACCAGTTACCTGGTGCTGAGATCCTGGGTAAGTCTCCACTGCATCATGTTCAGTTGGATACGCTGGCTAAACAGGGGCCGCAGCACGGTGGGATTTACCTGCGTGAAAACAAATTGCAGGGTCACCTGACGCTTCGGTGCAATGCGGCTAATACCAAGCAATTAGCGGCTGTTGAGCGAGTGCTGGGAGTGGCTTTACCATTGCTGCCGCTGACGTCTGTTGAAAATGGTGGCTATTCTATACGCTGGATGTCTCCAGACGAATGGCTAATTATAGTGCCTGGCCTAGAAACTTTTGCCGTGGAAACTAAATTCCGTGACGAAATGGGCGGTCATTACTCACTGGTGAACAGTAGTGGTGGTTCCACCATTCTTGAAGTATCTGGTGCTAACGTATTAGAAATGCTGAAGAAGTGTACGCCGATAGATCTGCATTCTAGCGAGTTCCCTATTGGTAAAGTAGTGTCTACATTGTTTGCCAAAAGCAGCGCTATAATTCGCCGGACTGGCGAGCAAAGCTTCGAGTTGGTTATTCGCCGTAGTTTTGCTGACTACATATGGCTCTGGTTGCAAGACGCCTGTAGTGAATATGGTTTAGTCATTAAGGCTTAA
- a CDS encoding M24 family metallopeptidase: MHMPQTLSIPNGEKVQPTFSKAELNSRLDKLRRYMAANNLEAVLFTSYHNINYYSDFVYCRFGRDYGLVVTLDSYTTISANIDGGQPYRRNQLGDNVVYTDWQKDNFFYAAKQLIKDGGQVGIEFDHVQLQTLEKIKSALPASTFVDIGIPTMKMRMIKSAEEIEVIKHGARVADIGGAAIRDAIAVGVPEYEIALAGVQAMVREIAGTFPDGELMDTWVWFQSGINTDGAHNPVTSRKVEAGDILSLNTFPMIAGYYTALERTLFSEFASDRHLELWEINCKVHRRGLELIRPGARCCDIAAELNEIFLEHDVLKYRTFGYGHSFGTLSHYYGREAGLELREDIDTVIEPGMVISMEPMLMLPEGLAGSGGYREHDIVVVSEDSVENITKFPFGPEHNIVKG, from the coding sequence ATGCACATGCCACAAACATTGTCTATTCCAAATGGAGAGAAAGTTCAACCTACTTTTTCTAAAGCAGAGTTAAATTCCCGTCTGGATAAACTACGTCGCTATATGGCTGCAAATAACTTAGAAGCAGTGTTGTTTACTTCATACCATAACATCAACTACTACAGTGATTTTGTATACTGTCGTTTCGGTCGTGATTATGGCTTGGTAGTTACCCTGGATTCTTATACTACTATTAGTGCTAATATTGACGGTGGGCAACCATACCGTCGTAATCAACTTGGTGATAACGTGGTATACACCGACTGGCAGAAAGATAACTTCTTCTATGCGGCTAAGCAACTAATCAAAGATGGTGGTCAAGTTGGTATCGAATTTGATCATGTCCAATTACAAACTTTGGAAAAAATCAAGTCTGCATTACCAGCTTCAACATTCGTAGATATTGGTATTCCAACCATGAAAATGCGCATGATTAAGTCTGCTGAAGAAATTGAAGTAATTAAGCACGGCGCCCGTGTTGCTGATATTGGTGGTGCTGCTATTCGTGACGCTATTGCTGTCGGTGTTCCTGAATACGAAATTGCTTTAGCTGGTGTACAGGCTATGGTACGCGAAATCGCAGGTACTTTCCCTGATGGTGAATTGATGGATACTTGGGTCTGGTTCCAATCAGGTATCAATACAGATGGTGCTCATAACCCAGTAACGAGCCGTAAAGTTGAAGCCGGTGACATCTTAAGCCTTAATACCTTCCCGATGATCGCTGGTTACTACACCGCTCTAGAACGTACATTATTCAGTGAGTTTGCTTCTGACCGTCATCTAGAGTTATGGGAAATCAACTGTAAAGTTCATCGTCGTGGTCTAGAACTCATTCGTCCTGGCGCTCGTTGTTGTGATATTGCTGCTGAACTAAATGAAATATTCTTGGAACACGATGTACTAAAATATCGTACCTTCGGCTATGGTCATTCATTCGGTACTTTAAGCCATTACTATGGTCGCGAAGCTGGATTAGAGCTACGAGAAGATATTGATACAGTAATCGAACCAGGCATGGTTATATCAATGGAACCAATGTTAATGCTTCCTGAGGGATTAGCCGGCTCTGGTGGTTACCGTGAACACGATATCGTAGTCGTGAGCGAAGATAGTGTTGAAAATATCACTAAGTTCCCTTTTGGACCAGAACACAACATTGTTAAAGGTTAG
- a CDS encoding L-serine ammonia-lyase: MSISVFDLFKVGIGPSSSHTVGPMIAAADFASHLELIAVIEDVTRIQVDLYGSLSATGIGHGTDNSIVVGLMGKRPHNVDPDAILPEVAALKACNNLKILGKYPIEFVWSRDMNLLEDNLPYHPNAMRLSAFDSAGSPLYENTYYSIGGGFVIDESEATADAHLVPQVELPYAFNNAVELLALCKQHNLSIGQLMMKNEQVWRSEAEIRDGLKIIWQAMKDCIAHGLRKEGTLPGGLNVKRRAAALHLSMKETVNPNVITSTLGAMDWVNLYALAVNEENAAGGRMVTAPTNGAAGIIPAVLMYYMEFTEHVSDESQDDAVVDFMLAAAAIGALCKKNASISGAEVGCQGEVGSACAMAAAGLCQVLGGTPEQVENAAEIGLEHNLGLTCDPVGGLVQVPCIERNAIAAMKAINATQISLHGNGEHFISLDKVIKTMWETGMDMKDKYKETSRGGLAVNAIEC, translated from the coding sequence ATGTCAATTAGTGTTTTTGATCTTTTTAAAGTAGGCATAGGCCCATCCAGTTCCCATACGGTCGGTCCTATGATCGCAGCAGCAGATTTTGCTAGCCACCTGGAGTTGATAGCCGTTATCGAGGATGTGACGCGGATACAGGTCGACCTCTATGGGTCACTCAGCGCTACCGGTATTGGTCACGGTACCGATAATTCAATTGTAGTTGGGCTGATGGGTAAGCGTCCTCATAACGTCGATCCTGATGCTATCCTGCCTGAAGTAGCAGCACTGAAAGCGTGCAACAATTTAAAAATTCTGGGTAAGTATCCGATCGAATTTGTCTGGTCGAGAGATATGAATCTACTGGAAGATAATCTGCCCTACCACCCCAATGCGATGCGCCTGAGTGCTTTTGACTCAGCTGGCAGCCCATTATATGAAAATACCTATTATTCTATCGGTGGCGGTTTCGTTATCGATGAAAGTGAAGCAACCGCAGATGCACACTTAGTTCCACAGGTTGAACTGCCTTATGCGTTTAATAACGCGGTTGAGCTATTGGCGCTTTGTAAGCAGCATAACCTGAGTATCGGTCAGTTGATGATGAAAAACGAGCAGGTTTGGCGCAGCGAAGCAGAAATACGTGACGGACTGAAGATAATCTGGCAGGCGATGAAGGATTGTATTGCTCATGGTCTTCGTAAGGAAGGCACTCTACCTGGTGGTTTAAACGTAAAGCGTCGTGCTGCCGCTCTACACCTATCAATGAAAGAAACGGTTAATCCTAATGTGATCACTTCCACCTTGGGAGCGATGGATTGGGTTAATCTTTATGCGCTGGCTGTTAATGAAGAAAATGCCGCCGGTGGTCGTATGGTAACAGCACCGACCAATGGCGCCGCCGGGATAATTCCAGCAGTATTGATGTATTACATGGAGTTTACCGAACATGTTAGTGATGAATCTCAAGATGACGCTGTAGTGGACTTTATGTTGGCTGCCGCAGCTATTGGTGCACTGTGTAAAAAGAATGCATCTATTTCTGGTGCTGAAGTAGGCTGTCAGGGTGAGGTTGGTTCAGCCTGTGCAATGGCCGCAGCTGGATTGTGCCAAGTGTTGGGAGGCACGCCAGAGCAAGTTGAAAATGCCGCCGAGATTGGCCTTGAACATAACCTAGGCTTGACCTGCGACCCCGTGGGCGGTCTGGTTCAGGTGCCTTGTATCGAGCGTAATGCTATCGCGGCAATGAAAGCTATTAATGCGACTCAGATATCTTTGCATGGTAATGGCGAACATTTTATCTCACTGGATAAAGTCATTAAGACCATGTGGGAAACCGGTATGGATATGAAGGATAAGTATAAGGAAACTTCCCGCGGTGGCTTAGCGGTAAACGCGATTGAATGTTAA